A stretch of DNA from Dehalobacterium formicoaceticum:
GGGTCTGGTAAGATCAATTGTTTCGTTCCCCCGTTCCTTTTCCAGGTAATTAATCATATAGTTGATCCGGTCTTGTTGATCCATTTAATGACCTCCTTGTTGACTCAATCTGTATAAATCTTTGATCGGTAAAGCAAGATCTCCGTAAATAGGCATGGCTCGATCTAAGAGATAATCTGGGATCGGCTGTTTTTCCACAGATAAGTTGACATAATAAGCTTTAGGGTTCTCACGGGCCATGCGTAAGAATGGATATTTAATAATAACCGGGGTATTGTAGCCCACACCCATTTCCAAATAGAGGATCCGCTTGTCTTTATTTTTTTCCAAAAAGTTGGTATAACGTTCTTTGGCTTGATACCAACCTTGATCTTGAACAAAGCGGCTATCCACCCGGCCATTTTTAGTCATGGGCCCGCCGCATTTGGGACAGACCGGGACTAATTCTTTGGGGATTTTCAAGTTTTCATCAGTCTGCTGATACATAGCCATGAGCAGATCTGAAGCATCATAGGTTTCTTGGTGGCAAGGAGTGGCACATTGGATGAGGCCAAAGGATCCTTGGGTATAAAATAGTTTTGTTTTATCAAATCCGTTGGTAATGAATTGATGGTCAACATTGGTTGTAATAATAGGTTGTAATAATAAAATGGTTGAAATCCTGAAACAATTGTTTCAGCATCTGGTAAGTCTCATTAGAGTCTTCCCGGTAGCGGAAAACATAGCAGAGGCATGCCCAAAATGCCCAAAATTCCTCTTTGCTTGGATATGGGTAGAAAATTCCGGCATAGGCATCATCGAAGCCGTATTTTTTCTGGAATTGTGAGAAATATTCATTGAAGAGGGGCCCGCCAAAATCATAACCTGCCGCGGTTGAAAAACCAAAACCAGATCCGGCACCAATCACGATAGCATCTGCTTCATGCATTAATTTATAAAGGGCTTGAACCCGTTCGGGATAAGTGAGCTCCGGAAGAGTGTCATAAATTCGTTCCATAGTAATAGATCCTCCTGAATAGATATCATTCGCTTATTAAATGAGCGTATGTATATTATACTCACATCGCTAAAGAGATTGAAGTTATAAGCAAAATTATTAGCAGCTAATAATTTTAATAGTTACTTGTTTATAAATAGCAATACCTGTATAATTATAATAATGCTATGATAAGAAACAGGAGCCGGAAGATCCAACAGATAAAACAAATATATTGGGAGCCTTGATAGGATATGGATATAGGATATATGCTTATTAGCTTTTTTGCTCTTCCCGGAAATATTCTTGCTATACTTTACTGGGCTTTCAACATTGTAAGGAGTTAGAATTATGTATGAACCAAAATTAGAAAAAGATATCCGCTGTCCCTTAGAATATGGCCTGCAAATATTCGGCGGAAAGTGGAAGTCACGTATTATCTGTGTGCTTGCTGAGAAAGAAGTACTACGTTACAGCGCTTTAAGAAAAGAGATGACCAATATAACTGATGCCGTTTTGGCGTCAACATTAAAAGAATTGATGAATGATGACATTGTGAATCGGAAGCAATTTGATGAGATTCCGCCTAAGGTTGAATACAGCTTGACTGAAAAAGGAAAATCAGTATTACCGATCTTGCAGAATATATGCCGATGGTCAGGTGCTTATCATAAAGATGATAATGAAAAGACACTTTTGCAATGCCAGAAGTGTGATTATATATAAAAAAGGGAGGGATGGTGTTGATAATGGGACAAACCATAATTCCTGATGAAATTAGGCCTTTCTTTTGGGATGTAGATATTAATAACCTCGACTTAAATGACCATCAGAAATATATTATCGAAAGGTTGCTTAATGAAGGGGATCATCGAGCTGTAAAGTGGTTATTTCAAACATTCTCATTAAAACAAATTAAAAATGTCGTGCTGCAAAGCAGGGGGCTTTCGTTGCAAACTACCCTTTGTTGGCAGAATTTTTTTCAACTAAAGGAAGAAGAAAATGGGATGTTTTGGAACGTACTCGATGAAGCCAGAATGGAAATACTGCGCAAAATTATTGAAATCGAGCCTGTTCCCAGATCTTTCTTGTCTGGTGGAACGGGTTTAGCATTAATGCTTGGACACAGGGAATCTATTGACTTTGACTGGATTACTCCTGAAGTGTTTCAAATTCAAGAACTCATAGATAAGTTAGCCATGATCGGTAAGGTTGAAATTGCCGATACGGCTGAAGGGAACTTCCGTGGCTTTATTGATAATGTGAGGGTGACCTGGCTGCACTGTCCTAATCCCATGATGGATAATCTGATAGAAGAAAAACAAATACCGGGACTAAAAATTGCATCATTAAAGGATATCGGACTATTGAAATGGATTGCCTTAAGCCAACGTGGGGCGCGAAATGATTTTGTTGATTTATATTGGATTTGTCAGCAAAATGTCAGCTTGGAGCTTTTATATCAGCTGATGCCACAGAAATTCCCGGGTATAAATATTAATTATTATCATTTAATTAAAAGCCTCTCTTATTTCAAAGATGCAGAAAGGGAATTAATGCCTGTTATGAGGGGAGATCCAAACTGGGAAATTATCAAAGAATATTTTAAAAATATGCAAAGGGAATTGTTGGAGAAAGGAAGGCAAAGATCAATTGGCTCTTAGGAGCACATCATCACCCTTCGGGGGGACAAGGGGGGGGACAAGGGGACAGGTACCTTGTCCCTTTAATTTCTGGTAGAATAACATGGAGATGAAAAAATGCCAAGGTGTGCAGAATACTAAGTGAAAGTGAAATATACCATATTATGCTTCGGGGTATGAACAGATAATCACCAGGATATTAAAAAGTGTAATTAACCGAATATTTTTATCATGATCTATTTGATATATATGACAGAATAAAAGATATTGATTCTCTGCTGTAATTAAACAGCAGAGTTTTTTTGGGGGAAAATTCTTAATTCCGTATCTGGATTCACGAATTCTGTCGTAAACTGTAACAACGGAACAAATTTAAACATAGTATATTGTAGGGAAACAGATAAAATATGGTAAAGGCTTGTACTATGAAGTAATAATTTTTGAAAGGAGGAAAAACGATGAGGGATATTAAAAAAAATCTATATGTAACAAATACCGGTAATGATACTACTGAAATTTATAATATTAATAGCCGTTCAAATCCAGTTCGCATCAGTGAATTTGGTGCGGGAGATTTATCTGCTCCTTGTGGAATGGCTAGAAAAGGCAACATTCTTTATATTGGAAATTCTCGCGATAGTACTGTAGAAATCTATAATATAGGCCGCCTTACTATGCCAAAGCGTATAGGCCAGTTTGGGCAAGGTGACTTAGCGAACCCTAATGGATTAGCAATAAAGGAAAATGCTCTATATGTAACGAACCTTGTTGATTCTACAGTAGAGGTTTACGATATATCCGATCCGCGGCATCCAAAACGTGTCAGGGAGTTTGGGGCTGGAGAGTTACACCGTCCTGATGGGTTGGCGGTTAACGGGAATATTCTTTATGTATCAAATTCTGAAGATGCGAGTATTGAGATTTACAATGTCTGCAATCCTTATAATCCAAAGCGTATCGGTCAGTTTGGTAATGATACGGAAATAAGCAATCATATTGGCATGGCAATTATTGGAGAAATACTTTATGTTGCAAATTTTCAACTTATTCATGCAAACACTATATCTATTTATTGCATATCAAACCCTAAGCACCCTGAGTTTATAAGTAGATTCGGTTCAGGCTTTTTAAACGGCCCTGTTGAATTGGCGATTACCTGTAATACCCTTTATGTGTCTAATTTTAATAATAACACGATAGAAGTTTTTGATATATGTGAACGTACTGCTCCTGTACATGTAGGGGAATTCAATGCAGGAAATTTAAATCGTCCATTTGGATTGCTTATAGTAAGGGAAGAAGTATGCATGAAATGCGGGTGCAAATGCATTAGGTTATTCAGCGAGGATTAAAAAGAATATCATTTAAATTATTGAAAAATTGCCGGTTTAAGTTTATTGTTAATATTAAACTGGCGATTTTTTTGGTAGGGGACAATAGGACAGGCACCTTGTCCCCCAAAGCTTCTTTTTCTGAAACATAAATTATGCACAACAGCAAGCAAGGCAAGGCACTCTACGGTTTAATTTCGTATAGTGCCTGTTATTTTTTTAACCCTATTGACCTGAGATTCTATTGATACCGCTAACCTCTAAATAATACTGGGCTGTCTCTTCGGGTGTATATTTCATTTTATTATCAATCCACCATTTTACTGTTTCGGCAAAACTACCTGCGAGGTGGTTTAGCACGAAATCCGCAGGGGCATTGACTTTTATCTCATTTAAATATTTGGAAAACATCTCTGTAAGGTACCCCTTAAAATATGCCATAAAGAGTTCGCCGCTTTCGCAGGATAATACGCCCACAATGTTTTTTTCGCTGTCTTTTAAATGATGGAGGATATGTGTGAGCTTTGTTTCAAGCTCGTTGTTTCCATCCGAAAAGTCATGGGTTTTCTCTGACATGAGTTCATCTGAAAATACATGGCAGAAAATATCGGTACACATTGCCTTGAGCAGCTCGTCTTTTGTTTCAAAATGAGCATAAAAAGTGCTTCGACCAATATTCGCTACATCAATGATTTCCTGTACCGTTATATTGCTGTACCGCTTTGTCTCAAGTAGTGCACTGAGTGCCTTGAAAATTGCATCTCTTGTTTTCTGTTGTCTTCTATCCATTATAATACCTCTCGTATATAATACCTCTCGTACAAATATGAAATAATGTTCAGTAACTTACAAAATGACCATTTTGATTATTGTAGATGGCATCACATAGCCATATAATCATAATGAACACAATGTTCGATAACAAATAAATTGTACCATTGTTTTACAAACAATGCAAGGGAGGGTTTTTATGAAATGAAAAGATTAAACGATTTTTTTGCTGGATTACCTATGACTATAGCAGGTGGTGTGTTTCTGGTCGCAAGCCTAATTCTGATGTTAATGAAAATTGAAGTTCCCGTTGACCCGGCGTGGGTGTCGGTTATCATCTGTGGGATTCCCCTTCTGTATCTGGCAATATGGAGAGTCATCTGCAACAAAGGCATAAACAAGATATCTTCAGCGCTCTTAATATCCATTGCCATGATTGCAGCCATCGCCATTGGAGACATTTTTGCAGCGGGTGAAGTCGCATTTATCATGGCGATTGGTGCGATTCTGGAGGATAAAACCTCCGAACGATCCAAAAAGGGTCTCAAGGAACTCATTAGCCTTGCTCCGCAGCAAGGACGCAGAATTAATAATGGGAAAGAAGAAATGATAAACGCGGAAGCAATCAAAGTGGGTTATATTCTGCGAGTTCTTCCCGGAGAAATCATTCCTGTTGATGGGAAAATCATCAGTGGAAATACATCGGTCGACCAGGCTATCATGACTGGGGAGTCGCTACCTGTGGATAAGGAAGTCGGTGACAGTGTTTTTTGCGGTACCATCAACCGTTTTGGAGCCATTGACATGGAAGCAACAAATGTTGGTGAGGACAGTTCATTACAGAAGCTGATTCGTATGGTTCAGGATGCTGAAAACAAGCAAGCGCCAATCCAACGTATCGCAGATAAATGGGCAACTCGGCTTGTGCCGGTAGCATTGTTGATTGCTATTGTGACGTATTTCGTTACTCAGGACATCGTCCGTGGTGTTACCGTACTGGTAGTGTTTTGCCCTTGTGCTTTGGTTCTGGCTACTCCTACCGCCATTATGGCCGCCATTGGGCAGGCTACCAAACATGGGGTCATCATCAAATCCGGTGAAGCACTGGAAAAGATGGGCAAAGTGGATACCATAGCATTTGACAAGACTGGGACACTTACCTTTGGAAAACTTGAGGTTAGTGACACGATTTCCTTCACCCAAGAACTGGATGAAAATGAGCTGCTTGCTTTGATTGCTTCTGCAGAATCCCGCAGTGAACACCCTTTAGGAAAGGCAATCGTCTTACATGCCAAGGTAAAAAACCTTGTTTTGAAAGAGACATCAGGATTTCGTATGGAAGCAGGTAAAGGAATTTATGCTAATGTCTCTGGTTGTAAGCTGCTCTGCGGCAGCGAGAAATATTTAACAGAAAATGGAATTGACATCCCAAAACAGGTTCGTGATACTCTGGATATTTTGCGCAATCAAGGTAAAGCTTCGCTTCTGGCAGCTGCAGACGGGATTTGCGTGGGTGTGGTTGGTCTCTCCGATGTACTGCGCCCTACGGCGAATGAGATGGTCGCTGAATTGGGTGAGATGGGGACACAGACTGTACTGCTTACCGGTGACAACCGCAGGACAGCTGATTATTTTGCAAAACAAGCAGGCATTACCTCCGTGCGGGCGGAATTGCTGCCAGAGGAGAAGGTAGAGAACATTGTACAATTGCAACAGGAGGGCAAGTCGGTCTGCATGATAGGAGACGGCGTGAATGACGCTCCTGCCCTCAAGACGGCATCGGTAGGCGTAGCGATGGGAGCCATGGGTAGCGATATTGCTGTGGATGCCGCAGATATTGCCCTGATGAGCGATGATATTTCAAAAATTCCGTATTTGAAACGGCTTTCCAATGCGACAGTACGCACTATAAAATTCAGTATTGCCTTGTCCCTATTTATAAATTTCGTGGCAATTTTAATGTCATTTATGGGATGGTTAACTCCTACGACGGGTGCTTTGGTTCATAATGCAGGTTCGATATTAGTAGTTTTGATTGCAGCGTTACTATACGATAGGAAATTTGGGGACAAGGGGACAGGTAGTGCGCCACGCAGGGGCGCATCATATAGTGGGTGGGAATCCCACTGAGTAAGATTTAGCAAATCACTCATAGCGAGTCTTGGACATCATCGGGTAACTTATGATGTTAAGCGTAGACAGCAAGGTAGTAGGCCGAAACGCAAGTTAAGGGATGGAGCCCCGAAATCCCAAATGGGAAGGTTGATACTTTTACCTGAGTAGAAAACAACACTAGTCTATTCGCTATGCAAGAATAGCCTAGCTTCCCCGGGGTCGGTGACCTTGGCATGCTATACATGGTTATGATGCGTCAACGTGGGAGGCCCTAAGCGCTCTTTACACAGAGAAAGTAAGGCTAACAAGCGATAAGAAAGTTAGGAGGCCGAACGCCTTAGGGAGTCAGATTACTGCATAGTACTGATGAAACAGGGTAATGCCTGTAGAGGGAAGGCGGTAACACAACATCGACCTTAAAAGAGAAACATAGACTACACCCGGAGGTAGAAGAACTATGGAAACGAAACTGGCAAGGATAGCAGAAGTAGCGAAAATGCATCAGCAAGAAAAGTTTACATCACTGGCCCACCTTATTAATGAAGAGACAATCAAACAATGCCATGATGGAATGAATGGTAAGAAGGCAGCCGGAGTAGATCAGAAGACGAAAGCGGATTATGAA
This window harbors:
- a CDS encoding LVIVD repeat-containing protein, translated to MRDIKKNLYVTNTGNDTTEIYNINSRSNPVRISEFGAGDLSAPCGMARKGNILYIGNSRDSTVEIYNIGRLTMPKRIGQFGQGDLANPNGLAIKENALYVTNLVDSTVEVYDISDPRHPKRVREFGAGELHRPDGLAVNGNILYVSNSEDASIEIYNVCNPYNPKRIGQFGNDTEISNHIGMAIIGEILYVANFQLIHANTISIYCISNPKHPEFISRFGSGFLNGPVELAITCNTLYVSNFNNNTIEVFDICERTAPVHVGEFNAGNLNRPFGLLIVREEVCMKCGCKCIRLFSED
- a CDS encoding heavy metal translocating P-type ATPase, whose product is MKRLNDFFAGLPMTIAGGVFLVASLILMLMKIEVPVDPAWVSVIICGIPLLYLAIWRVICNKGINKISSALLISIAMIAAIAIGDIFAAGEVAFIMAIGAILEDKTSERSKKGLKELISLAPQQGRRINNGKEEMINAEAIKVGYILRVLPGEIIPVDGKIISGNTSVDQAIMTGESLPVDKEVGDSVFCGTINRFGAIDMEATNVGEDSSLQKLIRMVQDAENKQAPIQRIADKWATRLVPVALLIAIVTYFVTQDIVRGVTVLVVFCPCALVLATPTAIMAAIGQATKHGVIIKSGEALEKMGKVDTIAFDKTGTLTFGKLEVSDTISFTQELDENELLALIASAESRSEHPLGKAIVLHAKVKNLVLKETSGFRMEAGKGIYANVSGCKLLCGSEKYLTENGIDIPKQVRDTLDILRNQGKASLLAAADGICVGVVGLSDVLRPTANEMVAELGEMGTQTVLLTGDNRRTADYFAKQAGITSVRAELLPEEKVENIVQLQQEGKSVCMIGDGVNDAPALKTASVGVAMGAMGSDIAVDAADIALMSDDISKIPYLKRLSNATVRTIKFSIALSLFINFVAILMSFMGWLTPTTGALVHNAGSILVVLIAALLYDRKFGDKGTGSAPRRGASYSGWESH
- a CDS encoding TetR/AcrR family transcriptional regulator — translated: MDRRQQKTRDAIFKALSALLETKRYSNITVQEIIDVANIGRSTFYAHFETKDELLKAMCTDIFCHVFSDELMSEKTHDFSDGNNELETKLTHILHHLKDSEKNIVGVLSCESGELFMAYFKGYLTEMFSKYLNEIKVNAPADFVLNHLAGSFAETVKWWIDNKMKYTPEETAQYYLEVSGINRISGQ
- a CDS encoding nucleotidyl transferase AbiEii/AbiGii toxin family protein is translated as MGQTIIPDEIRPFFWDVDINNLDLNDHQKYIIERLLNEGDHRAVKWLFQTFSLKQIKNVVLQSRGLSLQTTLCWQNFFQLKEEENGMFWNVLDEARMEILRKIIEIEPVPRSFLSGGTGLALMLGHRESIDFDWITPEVFQIQELIDKLAMIGKVEIADTAEGNFRGFIDNVRVTWLHCPNPMMDNLIEEKQIPGLKIASLKDIGLLKWIALSQRGARNDFVDLYWICQQNVSLELLYQLMPQKFPGININYYHLIKSLSYFKDAERELMPVMRGDPNWEIIKEYFKNMQRELLEKGRQRSIGS
- a CDS encoding winged helix-turn-helix transcriptional regulator, with the protein product MYEPKLEKDIRCPLEYGLQIFGGKWKSRIICVLAEKEVLRYSALRKEMTNITDAVLASTLKELMNDDIVNRKQFDEIPPKVEYSLTEKGKSVLPILQNICRWSGAYHKDDNEKTLLQCQKCDYI